A stretch of DNA from Lawsonibacter asaccharolyticus:
TGCCCCCGCTTCCGTCCCTGCATGGCTACCGTCCGTCCCGGCGTAATGAAGAAGGCCGCTTTCGACCAGGCCAAGGCTGACGCCTGCGAAATCATTAAGCCCAGCTTTGCCCTGTCCGCCGACGACCTGGACACCCAGGTGGTGGAGGTGGTCAAGGCCGCCAAGAAGCTGGTGGACCTGATCGGTGCCGACGTGGTCGTCTCCGTGGGCCGCGGCATCAGCAAGGATGTGGAGGGCGGCATCAAGCTGGCCGAGGAGCTGGCCGAGGTCCTCGGCGGCGTCGTGGGTGCCTCCCGTGCTGTTGTAGACTCCGGCTGGATGTCTGCTGACCACCAGGTCGGCCAGACCGGCAAGACCGTGCACCCCAAGATCTATGTTGCTCTGGGCATCTCCGGCGCCATCCAGCACAAGGCCGGCATGCAGGATTCCGAGTGCATCATTGCCGTCAATAAGAACGACACCGCCCCCATTTTCGAGGTCGCGGACTACGGCATCTGCGGCGACCTGTTCAAGGTCACTCCCCTGCTCATCGATGCCATCAAGGCTGCCAAGGCTGCGAAGTAATATCTTTTCTGACCGTTCTGCGGGCTGCTCTCTTTGGAGAGCAGCCCGCTTTTTCGATTTCGCCTTATTTTTTTGCATGTTTCGTTTTTTCTTCCGTCATTTTGCACAGCTTTGGGAGACGCCATAGATTTCAAAGAAATTTCCGTTCCAAATGTAACATACTTTATATTCTTTCTCTCCTCTCCCTGTTCCATGACGGCAAATTTGCAGTTTTTCCGCAAAGTGCAGGGCTTTTTTTGAAAAATTTTTTCTTTTTCTTCCTTTTTTTCGCCCCATCACCATTTGAAGCCATCCCATCCGCTCCCCGCCTTGTGTATTTTCCCCATTGACAGTTGTCCTTCCTGCCAATATAATGGGCTCCAAACCTGAAAATTCCCTTATTTTATTCAGGTCTGCGGGCCGCTCCAGACCCGCCTCTGTTTCCATTTGACAGGAGGTTATGAAGATGAAAAAGTTTCTTGCCATGGCC
This window harbors:
- a CDS encoding electron transfer flavoprotein alpha subunit gives rise to the protein MKNMSTFNSADIAAFTGGVWVFCEQRQGKMMSTSYELISEGRKLADERGTKLYGLLLGDGIEGIAKELGGYGADGVYVCDHPLLKEYTTDAYTKVICDVVEEFKPEVLLIGATNIGRDLGPRCAARLHTGLTADCTHLDIDMDTYVDFLRNSSTLDVDKIKFDMEDTNLKMTRPAFGGHLMATIICPRFRPCMATVRPGVMKKAAFDQAKADACEIIKPSFALSADDLDTQVVEVVKAAKKLVDLIGADVVVSVGRGISKDVEGGIKLAEELAEVLGGVVGASRAVVDSGWMSADHQVGQTGKTVHPKIYVALGISGAIQHKAGMQDSECIIAVNKNDTAPIFEVADYGICGDLFKVTPLLIDAIKAAKAAK